GATCCGGGCCTCGAAATCCAATGGAGTACCCGCCATTCCTTACGCTCCCACTGCTTTGCAGTGCAGCATGACTATATCGCCATGCCCGCTGGCATTACATTTGCACAAGGGAATGCGCTCCGGATCTGCGGCCTTTCGCAACCGGGACTGCAAAGCAAGAAGGACATGACATCCACCAAGGAGAATATCCCATGGCGCTTTTGGAACGCGCAGCGTGGTACGACATTGCCCGCACAACGAACTGGACGCCGACGTACGTCGCCGAGTCCGACCTTTTCCCGGAGGTCATGGCAGGGCACAGGGCGTGCCCATGGAAGTCTGGGAAACCTATGACGAGCCCTACAAGACATCGTATCCAGAATATGTCCGCATTCAGCGCGACAAGGACGCTGGCGCCTACTCCGTGAAGGCCGCGCTGGAGCGCAGCCGCATGTTCGAGAACGCCGATCCCGGCTGGCTGTCTATCCTGAAGGCACATTACGGCGCCATCGCGCTCGGCGAATACGCAGCGATGAGCGCCGAGGCACGAATGGCCCGCTTCGGCCGCGCGCCAGGGATGCGCAACATGGCGACGTTTGGCATGCTTGACGAGAACCGTCACGGGCAATTGCAACTCTACTTTCCGCACGACTACTGCCCAAAGGATCGTCAGTTTGACTGGGCGCACAAGGCCTATCACACCAACGAATGGGCCGCGATCGCTGCCCGCAGTACCTTCGACGACCTATTCATGTCGCGCAGCGCGATCGAGATCGCCGTGATGCTTACGTTTGCCTTCGAAACCGGTTTCACCAACATGCAGTTCCTCGGGCTGGCGGCCGATGCGGCGGAAGCCGGCGACTTTACGTTCGCCAGCCTCATTTCAAGCATCCAGACGGACGAGTCACGGCACGCGCAGATCGGCGGCCCGGCACTGCAGATCCTGCTGGCCAACGGGCGCAAGGAGCAGGCGCAGCAGCTCGTGGACGTGGCCATTGCACGCGCATGGCGCCTGTTCTCCCTGCTGACCGGCACGTCGATGGACTACGCTACGCCGCTGCAGCATCGCAAGGAGTCATTCAAGGCGTTCGTGACGGAATGGATCGTCGGCCAGTTCGAGCGCACCCTGATAGACCTCGGTCTCGACCTGCCCTGGTACTGGGACCAGATGATCAATGAGTTCGACTACCAGCACCATGCTTACCAGCTGAGCATCTGGTTCTGGAGGCCAACCATCTGGTGGAATCCGGCCGCCGGCATGACGCCGGACTGCCGTGATTGGCTCGAAGAAAAGTATTCCGGCTGGAATGACACGTTTGGCAAGGCCTGGGACGTCATCATCGACAACCTGCTCGCGGGCAGGAAGGAGCTCACCGTCCCCGAGACGTTGCCCATTGTGTGCAACATGAGCCAGTTGCCAATCTGCGCGGTGCCGGGCAGTGGCTGGAACGTCAGGGATTATCCGCTCGAGTACAACGGCCGCACGTACCACTTCAATTCCGAGATCGACCGTTGGGTTTTCCAACAGGACCCCGTGCGTTACCGCGACCACCTGACCCTGGTCGACCGTTTCCTCGCCGGGCACATCCAGCCGCCCGACCTGGGGGGGGCACTCCTGTACATGAACCTCGCCCCCGGCGAGATTGGCGACGACGCACACCATTGCGCATGGGTGGCGGCATACCGCCGCCAGCGCGAACAGAACAAGACCGCCTGATGCGGCCATCAGATGGATAATGACATGGCACTGTTTCCAGTGATTTCGAATTTTCAATACGACTTCGTGCTGCAGCTCGTCGCCGTCGATACGGAGAACTCGATGGACGAGGTAGCGGCGGCCGCCGCGCACCATTCAGTCGGCCGTCGCGTAGCGCCTCAGCCCGGCAAGGTCTTGCGGGTGCGGCGCCAGGGGAGCGACCATTTCTATCCCCGCGACGCCCGGCTCGGCGACACCGATATCAAGCCGATGGAGTCACTCGAATTCATTTTTTGCGATGCATAAGGACACCAAAAATTTCCAGACAGTCTCCACACTCGACGAGCTGTGGGAAGGCGACATGGCCGAGGTCGTGGTGGACAGCCACGTCATCGTACTTGTCCGCCCACGAAGCGGCACGCCACGCGCATTCCAAGGCATCTGCCCGCACCAGGACATTCCGCTCGTAGAGGGAAATTTCGACGGGCGCGTACTGATGTGCCGGGCCCACCAGTGGACATTCGACGCCAACACAGGCAGGGGCATCAACCCCAGTGGATCCCGTCTCGCAGAGTATGCCATCAGGGTAGATGGTGACGACATACTTATCGCTGTCGAAGGCGTCGAACCACTGTTCGCCAATTGCTGATATTGCAAAGGAATCGATCATGAGCAGGGATCACAACACCGCCGAGGCGTACCGAAATAACCGCGTCGGCCCCGTGCTTCGCGCCAGCAGCATCACGTCCGGCGTCATCGAGGCCGCGCGGGAAGACAATCCGGGTAAGGAGATCCGTGTCGACGACAAGCTCGCATACGTGCGCATCGACACCGACGGCGAACTGATCCTGCGCCGAGCTACGCTGGAGGATACGCTGGGCCGCCCGTTCAGGATGTCCGAGCTGGAGGTCAACCTCAGCTCGTTCGCGGGCCGCATCGAGACCACGGACGACTACGTCCTCTTCTATTACAAAAAGACGCTGTAACCGGAGACGAGCATGACTACTCAACCGGACGTCCTCAAGCCGCTAAAGACCTGGAGCCACCTGGCCGCGCGGCGGCGCAAACCAAGCGAGTACGAGATCGTCTCGACGAATCTGCACTACACGACCGACAACCCCCACGCGCCGTTCGAACTCGATCCGAATTTCGAGATGGCGCAGTGGTTCAAGCGTCACCGCAACGCCTCGCCGCTGAAACACGCTGACTGGAACGCCTTTCGGGACCCCGACGAGCTCGTCTACCGCACCTACAACATTCTGCAGGACGGTCAGGAAACCTATGTGTCCGGTCTGCTGGACCAATTTTCCCAGCGCGGCCACGACTCCATGCTGGAGCACTCCTGGGCCGGCACGCTGGCGCGACTGTACACGCCGGCACGTTATCTGTTCCACACACTGCAAATGGGATCGGCCTACGTGACGCAGATGGCCCCGCCTCCACGATCTCGAACTGCGCCGCCTACCAGACCGCCGACTCGCTGCGTTGGCTCACCCACACCGCGTATCGAACGCGAGAGCTGTCTCAGATCTTCAGCGACGTGGGCTTTGGCACCGACGAGCGCAGATGCTGGGAGCAAGATCCGGCCTGGCAGGGTTGGCGCAAGCTGGCCGAACACGCGCTCGTTGCATGGGACTGGGCAGAGTCCTTCGTCGCCTGCAGTCTAGTATTGAAGCCGGCGATGGAGGAAGTGGTCTTGCGCGGGCTTGGCGAGGCGGCGCGCCACAACGGCGACACCCTGCTCGGCTTGCTGACTGACGCGCAGCTTGCCGACGCCCAGCGGCACCGGCGCTGGGCCGGCGCGCTCGTCCGCATGGCCCTGGAGACCCCAGGCAATCGTGACGTGCTGGCCGGCTCGATTTCCCGGTGGGCGGGGCTCGCGGACGATGCGATTGCGGCCTACGGCGCGGCGTTGCCCGACGCGCCGAACACGAAGGCACGTGCCTGCGCGGCCGTGCGCGATTTCTGGGACATCATCGGCCTGGCGGGCCTGTAACGCAAGAAGTGTCGGGAGATGCGACTCGACAGCCAGCATTGGAGCCCTATGAAATGCCAGATCGATCCGAAGGCGGCGCGACGTTCACCGTAGACGCGGAAGAAGACACTCTGCTGCGCAGCCCCGCGCGCCGGCATGACCTGCCAGCGGCGGTTCGAGGCGCGTCCACTTCTTCTATGGCGCCCGGCGCT
The Cupriavidus taiwanensis genome window above contains:
- a CDS encoding MmoB/DmpM family protein, with amino-acid sequence MSRDHNTAEAYRNNRVGPVLRASSITSGVIEAAREDNPGKEIRVDDKLAYVRIDTDGELILRRATLEDTLGRPFRMSELEVNLSSFAGRIETTDDYVLFYYKKTL
- a CDS encoding Rieske 2Fe-2S domain-containing protein; translation: MHKDTKNFQTVSTLDELWEGDMAEVVVDSHVIVLVRPRSGTPRAFQGICPHQDIPLVEGNFDGRVLMCRAHQWTFDANTGRGINPSGSRLAEYAIRVDGDDILIAVEGVEPLFANC
- a CDS encoding toluene-4-monooxygenase system B family protein, which encodes MALFPVISNFQYDFVLQLVAVDTENSMDEVAAAAAHHSVGRRVAPQPGKVLRVRRQGSDHFYPRDARLGDTDIKPMESLEFIFCDA